The following nucleotide sequence is from Oncorhynchus clarkii lewisi isolate Uvic-CL-2024 chromosome 6, UVic_Ocla_1.0, whole genome shotgun sequence.
AATGACATCACTCTGTGTGTGTCAACTTGTTTTGCCGGTTTCCCAATGCACTACAATAGCTGTGCATCCTATGCACAAGATCCATCTGCAGTTTATGGAGTGACGATGGTATCCTTTATATGCTCTACTCTTTTCTCTCAGAATATTTATATTGTAAGACAGTATTTTTGAATGAGCCCCAAGAGGAGTGGCCTCAGTAAATCTTGGGCAACAGGATCAAAGCCACGTTACAATAAAACTACAATATATGTATAATAACGGATGGAAGTTGCCTGCCAGTGAGTGCATTAGCAGAGCAATCAACTCTCATTCGATGGGACATCAGGATGACCACATAGGTCAATAGTGCTGTAGATCAGTAGGCCTATGAATGTCACATCCTCTGCACTGAGCGTCACACAGAAGCCATGGACTCATTTCAGCATGACATTATGTTTCTAAAGTCTTTCACCAGACAGTTCGGCCTGGCAAGAGAGCCTAGTTTAAACTGTGACTCAAGCAGTGCAATGAACATTACTCATGCATCCAAAGCATGAAGGCGTTCTCTCAAATGCCACCATCAGGTAACAGCACAGGATTGCAGTGCAGGCCTTCAATTCACTGTTGATGGGGCCATTGGTCGAGGCACGCGAACTGACTCTTACTAAGAGGTCTGGAGCAAACAATTCGCGAAGTCTACCAACAAGTATAAACACAACATTTTTGTCGCCATTCGATCATCAGAGGGCCGGAGCCTGTGTGAGACTATGGGCATGATACTGACTGACAAGGCATACTGATCAAAAGTAAAAGACAACATCAGCATGGCAATATTACTTTTCCTTTTCGGTATGCCTACAATTAAATGTAGCTATAAAAGGGTTAAGGCTACCATCTCATCTCGTTAACCAGCCTAGGTTCCCCTACTCACCATCAACCTCTATCACCCTGAACAGACGAGAAGACAGCTGGCCTCCGTGCAAATAAGGAAGGCAAATGCGCAGTGCACCAAATCAAGGCGTAAAAGTGCGCAAAAGCAGGCCTTTCCTTTCCAACATACTTGTAAACTTTGAAGACGTCATTAGCGCGAACTTCACCAACCAATTGCATGTGTCAAGGTAAGACTCCATGAAGCTCATGAAGACGGttttgaatttaaaattgataatGTGGTATTGTGCGCCACCTAGTGAGTATATGACATGGACCACTGAGTGAAAAATAATCTGGTTTACAGAATTAGGCTATTTATTTTAGGCAGAGCACGGTCTGTAGTGGTTAGCCAGTAATCTTCAAGTAGTCTCCCGTTTAGTCGGTCAAATCATAATGTTATGAATAAAGTTAAAGACTTCAGTTTCATAAGGAATTCAAAACATGAATTTTGACAAATGTTGGCCTACTGGAATAAGGTACTCACCGAGAGATGTTGTCTCGACCGTCCACACAGTTTAATACTACCTGATCTGGCATACTGCGCTTTGAAATGTCGGTCCTCGGCTTCATTTTCATGAATGGGGATATTTGCTCTAAATTACTGTTTAACTTCTATGTAGCCTCCATTTCACAGTCCACCGAGGAGTTCGTCAATTGACCACGAGTGCACACTAAACATCGGAAACCCTCGGTCAAAATCAGATAACAGAGAGGTAAATCTGTTATTTGTGCTAGTTGACCAAGTCCAACAAAGACAGATATGTTCCTGTGCCAGAGCTGCTTTGAATTACACATAATTTGTACCCTTGGTATTTAGTGAAATAATGGAACGCTCCCCCTGATTGAGCAATGGCAAACCGGATTTAATTAGTATAGCCTAATTTAAAAAGGTTGTTGTTATATTATAACGACGAGTGGATGGCTATACTTTAATCCTGTAATTCACTTTAACTTCTCAAGACCTTATGAATTACACAGGGCTATAAATCAAATCTGCATATTTAAACAAAACATATCATTATAATCAATTAATTCTAATACTATATGATCATCAATGTTTTGACTTTGATAACTAAAGGGCGAACTGCTCTTATAAATCCTTGGTCGTGGCGTGGGCCACCAGTCACCTATGATTTTGTTGGATGTCGAgagagtgtgttgtgttgttcccAGAATTGGCTTTGGGAAAAGGGTTATCGATCGTACTGATAAGCAGCACATTTAAAAAGGCTGGGACATTGTCTTACTAGAAAATAACGACAGATGCAAAGAAGGGAGACGGTCTGGGATAACAGACAGAGAAAGCATCAGAAAATAGAATTTGATATAGTCAAGAGCAAAATGACACTTGCAGTGACTGCAGTATGCATGGTCAGCGTGTTTTTTGCTGTTGGAGTTGTTTGTCTACCACTGCCAGACTCGGGGCCTCATATAGCCAACGGATGGGGACAGACGGTCCGGCTCAGACATCTGTATGCGGCCAAACACGGATTGCATTTGCTAATCAACGAGAATGGCAAGGTGCACGGATCTCCTGAGCAGAGCTCTTACAGTAAGTAGGCTACCACTATGAATAGAGCAGCGGTGAAAAAAGTAGCATTTTGTTGAGACATAGAGACCCTATTAACTTTGCCATCTTTGAATATCACTGGCAAGGTCATTCACAATATTTATTGGAGACTGCATAACCAGAACTCATATTCTGGATAGGTTGTTTTGATGAAAGAGGTGGTGAGCTTTTGGTTGAGGCTTTGAGAAAGTAATTTGAAAACGTGTGAGTATGAATTTGAAATTTGTGGATTTTAAAATGGTAACTCTATTAGGTTGTTCATAATATTTAAATACATCAGAGATATGCCTAATAGTCAATAAAAATGAATTTAGAAATAGTGTAAACCTGTCTAAACAAAGAGTAATATCCACTATTAACTGTGCTTACTGCAGCAAATAAAAAGACAATTTTGAAAGCATGGTTTGATCAGGAAGCTCACTTGAACACTCTGTGGATCTACAACTTGTTATCTCCTGGAGGGATCCACCGCTAGAATCAACAGAGCTAAAGCCACCACAATATCCACCTGGTTCTCAGCCATCTCCTTCATAACATCCAAAATAAGGAGAGGAGTCAGCTCATATCCAAATACTGAACTTTTCCCATTTCAGCCCAAATTTGAGATATTATTCAGATTAGGCACAATATAAACCcgtgttttatgttttgtctTATCACTTGTTGTGGTTGTCTATTGGTATGACTTTGTATTTCTGTTACTGTTTTTATTTGGAAATATGTAATACTTTTTCATTTAAAGTCAACTGAATGACCTGTTGTGTTGATACAGGTTTGGTGGAAATCCGACCTGTAGACACGGGCTGTGTCGCAATCAAAGGAGTAGCAGCCTCGCAGTATCTCTGCATGGAAGGGAATGGAACACTGTACGCATCGGTAAGTCACATTTGACTTTTGATTGTAACGTTTATTTCACGTTCACATTGATTGAACAATTTCAGATGCAGCTCCGATTTGTGAATAACAGCAATTCATAGTTTGGAGATGCATATAATGTTACATTACATTTCCATACCAGATTTAAAATGCATTTGTCAAATACTGAGAAATATATAGGTTTACTATAGGTTATATGTCACTGCAGCAACCTTTGTCCACTGTTAGGGTATAGTTAAAACCTCATTGGAAAGGAACAGGAATAACAGCCTTGGCCTCTAGTGACTCTGTGTACCCTATGCAAATAGCTCTCGAAGAACTCCTGGCAGGAGTCAGTCAGGATGACACACTTTGATGAAGAGGATCTGACAAATAGCCTATGTGTGTCACTCCATATTCACTAAACCTTattttctccctcctcttcccaaAGAAAACCTATATGAAAGATGCCTGCTCCTTCAAGGAAAACATCCTCCCAGACGGCTACAATATTTATGTCTCTGACAAGCATGGGACCCTGGTGAGCCTGGGTGGCAGCAGGCAGAGGCTCCAGGGGCGAGACAGAGGCATTCCTGCACTGTCCCAGTTTCTACCAAGGGTGAGCACCCTGCCGCTGGATATAACAACAGATTTGGGGTTGTCAAGCCACCCCGAGCAAGGCCCTCAGTCAGGCCTGGACATAGACACTATGGATGCCTTTGGGAAACTTTCCCAGGTCTCAATCCAAAGCCCCAGTTTCAATAAGAGATGAGCAACTGATGGTGCAATCTGTACTAAGAAGCTTCTACATCTAAAAGGTGTCTCCAATCTCAATTAGTTTTTGGCACATGACATTATACACCACTCCAAACATACAGGCCCAAGAAGAACCGGATTGAAATCAATTGTAGTATTTATTTcgttataattttttaaaactttacttTTAGCCATATTATTTAATGAAAATACTTGATCCATGTAttttgaaaaacaaatatggggctCTGTATGC
It contains:
- the LOC139412143 gene encoding fibroblast growth factor 19 isoform X2; protein product: MQRRETVWDNRQRKHQKIEFDIVKSKMTLAVTAVCMVSVFFAVGVVCLPLPDSGPHIANGWGQTVRLRHLYAAKHGLHLLINENGKVHGSPEQSSYSLVEIRPVDTGCVAIKGVAASQYLCMEGNGTLYASKTYMKDACSFKENILPDGYNIYVSDKHGTLVSLGGSRQRLQGRDRGIPALSQFLPRVSFYYGFGITWKWLLQNNTDVKARFDLSSAVIKCL
- the LOC139412143 gene encoding fibroblast growth factor 19 isoform X1 — translated: MQRRETVWDNRQRKHQKIEFDIVKSKMTLAVTAVCMVSVFFAVGVVCLPLPDSGPHIANGWGQTVRLRHLYAAKHGLHLLINENGKVHGSPEQSSYSLVEIRPVDTGCVAIKGVAASQYLCMEGNGTLYASKTYMKDACSFKENILPDGYNIYVSDKHGTLVSLGGSRQRLQGRDRGIPALSQFLPRVSFYYGFGITWKWLLQNNTDVKARLKALESPLGLILKFPHEEPQYENLQEDMEKVRAKIRLTSVIT
- the LOC139412143 gene encoding fibroblast growth factor 19 isoform X3, yielding MQRRETVWDNRQRKHQKIEFDIVKSKMTLAVTAVCMVSVFFAVGVVCLPLPDSGPHIANGWGQTVRLRHLYAAKHGLHLLINENGKVHGSPEQSSYSLVEIRPVDTGCVAIKGVAASQYLCMEGNGTLYASKTYMKDACSFKENILPDGYNIYVSDKHGTLVSLGGSRQRLQGRDRGIPALSQFLPRVSTLPLDITTDLGLSSHPEQGPQSGLDIDTMDAFGKLSQVSIQSPSFNKR